The genomic stretch GAGCCTCAGAAACAGGCCAAGTGAGAATCGGTGTTTTATGATGCCGTTTATGTAAGGTATCAAGAATGATAGTGCTGAAAGACTGAAAGCAGGGTGGTGACTGCCAGGTCTGGGAGGGAATGGGGCAGAGACTGCTTCATAGCCCTAGGGCTTCTTTAGGGATGATGAAACTAATAGTTATACAGCATTGCAAACGTACTGAAGGCCACTGTAAATGCCAGtggtacactttaaaatggttcagtttatgttaaatgaattttagatcaatttaaaacaataaagctttcagaagaaatacagaaaaataagttttcttcTGAGAGTTAGGAAAAAAACCTTTCTTAGATAGATAAGAGaaagtaataattattaaaagaagaaaagataaatggaCTAGGGAAATATATTGTGAGGCGGTTTTAAGGCCACTTGAGGTTTGGGGCCATGAACCTCAAATGACACCAGTGAGcgtggttgtgtgtgtgtttcatctGCACTGGGGCAAGCACGGAGTGGCTGGGGCTGGACTTCATCCAGATGAGCTGAATTTAAGGATATTTGTACAAGGGAGCAACTGTAATAGTTGACAAGTAGAATTCAAAACAGGCAAGTAGAGAGTTGATGTTACGGAGTAGGAGGTAAAAGGCGGATGTGGTGCGGCAGAACCTCACCACACTGTGGGTCGGAGAACATGACAGTCTCGGGAGGGTTGAGGTTGGAGCCATCAACCTCAACCTGGGGCTGTTCTGACGTATTATGGTGCTATCTAGGAATATTGCTGACCATATcataaatttttgttatatagAATTGAAAATTCACAAAAGAGGCCTTGAAACTGAACGCAGAGAGTCTGTCAAGCTGTTCCAGCTTCCCTCCGAGTCCTGGGACGCCGCCAGCTGCTTCTGGGCTCAGCGCCTGCTGCCCTGGAGCCCCTCTCAGGGCACTCTCCAGGGGTGGTGCAGTGCGGGGGCCAGGTGGGGTGCAGAGACAGCGTGGGAGGAAAAGCAAAAGTCTGAGTTGTTTGCTTTTCAGTGTTTGAGATTTAAAAGATTGTGATTAAGAAGTATTATTCAAAAAAATCATGGATTCTTAGAGCAAAGGGCAAGTTTGTATTTTCTCTGATCTCGGCTTCCCTGCTGAGTCGCCAGGGATCATGCCTCCCAAGGCATCAGTTTTATAGATGGCTTTTCAGTTAgggggtgttgagagccacagccgaagggagTTCTATTTATAGGACTAAAGTCCTTCCCTTGTAACTTCCTATAATTTTGGGTGCAGATTCCAAAGTATTATGTGGAGTTAGTTgcttgcttttgtgtgtgtgtgtgcgcgtgcgcgctTGCATGCAtgctgtggattaaacccagggacacctaatcactgagccacatccccagctctttttaatattttaaatagagatggtcttgctatgttgcttagaacctaattaaattgctgaggctagctttgaacttgcagtcctcctgcctcagcctcctgagcttgcTCTTGAGCCTCCATTTAAATAGcacttattttcctttataatgtAATCCTTGATCAAATCCatttcctccctccatctctcttcCACATTTCTCACCAAGGTAATTACAGAAAATTCTTAATTGGCCTCTCCACCTCCTCTCTACATGCAGCCAGTCAGTCCTCTGAATCTGTTACCACAGTGCTAACATGTCCGGAACATCCCCGTCAAGGCTCCTTGAACAGGACTCTAGACCTCTGGAGCATTGTACTGTCTTAATGACCCCACAAAGTGGATGCTGTGATTAGCTCCATTTTCAGATATGCACACTGAGGGCCAGAGTAGTTAAATGTTTAAGTTGCTGAAGGCCACCCAGCTAGTAAGCAGTGAGCTGAGTTCAAGCCCAGAGATCTAGACACACATATACAAGCTTTCAGGAGACGgccagtggtacacacctgtaatcccaggaactcggagactgaagcaggatcacaagtttaaggccagcctgggcaacttagccagaccctgactCGGGAAAGTAAAATAAGTAGTAGTACAAACTTTCAAACACTATGTCTAGTTGTTTCTCTTTCTGttgggatactggggattaaacccaggggttcaTGCTTATTATCaacctctactgctgagccacagtgaGCTGGGGAGCTCTCTTCAGTGGCCTCCACTGCAGGAGCAAGGCTAGGCTTCTCGGCATAGTATATTATGCCCATCTTGATCCAGGTTCTGTCCTCTGCAGGAGGCTGGTTTCCTGAGGTCCCCCTGTACTCGGTATGCGCCCACAGCACCATGGCTCACGATAACCAATCTTACCCCAGCACCACAGGTTGGTCTGCGTGTGTACTTTACTGCCAcctcccacctccttcctcctccacctAGCTGACCCGCTCAGGTAGTCCTTCAGGGCTCGCTCTGGGGATTGCTGCCTTCTGCACACAGCGTGTGTTGCGTCTTGAATGGTGTGGCCACCGCCATGTCTTTGTACCTTTGTCATTAGTATTTTACTGCACATTGCACTGACCACATTTAATGGAAACCATGTGTACTTCAAAGGCAGGGACcatatcttatttttcttctctgtatgcATTCATAATGATGAATCACACTGAATAAGtttccaagtttttattttatttgcagatgatGACTTGTGATGGCCTGCAGGGTAATAAACAAAAGACGACATGTGGGACTTCAACAACTGTCCTCATTTGCAGAAACAGGAAGAACGTTCCTGGGCCCAGTGAAATCATCCAAATTTGTTACAGGTGGGGACTGTCATGAAAGTGTGTTGATCAGCTCAACAGTAAGACTCCTTGAAAGTTTGGATTTGACCAGCACAGTGGGGCAGCTTCTCCATGAGGCAGTTCAAGCACAAAACAACACCTATAGGACTGGCACCAGCACTCTCTTGTTTCTCGTCGGTGCGTGGAGCAGGGCTGCTGAAGAGTGCCTCCATCTGGGTGTTCCTGTTTCCATAATCGCTGCAGTGATGTCAGAAGGCTTGGACTCTTGCAGGGAAGAGGTAGCTTTCCTTCAAGTCCCAGTCCACAACGTATTTGACCATGTGCACAACTCAAGGACCATTTCTGGACTTGAAACACCTCATGTTGGTTCCTGTCCTTTCCTACAAGCCCCTTCAGGTGCTGGTGGGATACCCAAAGAGCATGATTTCAAACATGCTGCCTCTCAACTATTGACCGTTTACAGTCTTTCTGGGAGACCTGTTAAACTGCCAGAATTCTTCAACCTTCCAGTAAAGGTCGAAGCAGGTAAAGAGGCATCACAAGGTCTGAAGAGCAGTCTGCACACAGACACCTGCTCTAGAAAGTCAGTACTGATCCACAGTAGGCATTTTAACAGGACCGATAACAGTCTCTGGATAAGCAAACCAGATGGGTTTCTAGAACAGTACAGCGCAGCGACTCCCAAAACTTACAGATGTTGTGATTTGGTAGAGTTGGCAGTGGGTTTGAGCCATGGAGATCTTGGCACCATGAAGTTGGTAGAAGCAGCAGTACAACTGCAGTATCAGAAGGCATGTGTGCAACAAGGCAACTGTACAGTGCCATTTATGTTTGATGTTTCTAGAGTCTTCACTTGCTGTCTCCCAGGCTTGCCCGAAAATTTGTCTTGTGTTTGTTCAGGGTATGTCACTGTTGTACCAATAGCTAGTGTAACCCTGATCAAGGGATTAGAGAATCAGCCTCTCCGGGTAGTTCTCATTGAGGGTGACCTTGTAGAGAGTTACCACCACCTGGGATTTAATGAGTCCACCAATACTAAAACAGTACTAGATAGCATGGAACTTCAAGGAGACAGCTCAGAAGAACTGTGGACGAATTATGTATTACAGGTGTTGACCCAGTTCAACGTGAACCTCATCCTGGTGCAGGGAAATGTATCTGAATCCTTGACTGAAAAGTGCAGGCACAGTAAGCGGCTGGTGGTGGGATCTGTGGGCAGCAGCGTGATGCAGGCTTTCGCTGAGGCTGTGGGAGCAGTGCCAGTGACCTACGTTTCCCAAGTGAATGCAGACTGTGTGGGCAGTGGCGTCTCCGTGACCTTCTGGAGAACTCCCTTGGAGGTTGTAGGCAGGAGCAGCGGAATGCCAATCTTGTTAAAAACAGAAGGAATTAATCTGATCACAGCGGTGCTCACTCACTCAGTCCCTGCACAGATGCAAGCCAAAGAAGACAGGTTCTGGACCTGTGCATATCGTTTGCATTATGCTCTAGAAGAGGAAAAGGTCTTCCTTGGAGGTGGAGCAGTTGAATTTTTGTGTCTGAGTCATCTTCAAATTCTTGCTGAGCAGTCTCTGAACAAAGGCGACCACCCCAGTCTGGGGTGGCTTCCTAACACTTCCTGCTGGCTGGCCTCCTCCCTGCCAGCATACAGGCCAGCTGTGCTTAAATGCCTGGCAGGCGGGTGGCACAGATACCTCTCGGCACTCATGTGTAACTCAGCCACTTGCCCATCAGAGCTTGCAGCCCGCACGTTCATCGAGCATCATGTACAAAATGCTACAGCCTCTGGCTCACCGTTGgcttacattttaaatgaatatagtAAACTAAATAGTGGAATTTTTAATGCAGATTTTTCAGATAAACTGGAGCAGGTTCCAAGAGTTTATGACATTGTCACACCAAAGATGGAGGCATGGCGCCGAGCCCTGGATTTGGTATTGTTGGTACTTAAGACAGACAGTGAAATTATCACTGGACTTGGACATGCCCCACAGATGAACTCACAGGAAGTAGGGGGGCTTTTGTTTTTATAGCGTTATTGGATAAGTCTTTGGAAAATGATCTTTTGTAATATACCATGcaaataataaatttgttaataATCAAGTTATAGTGCCTGAAATGCTAGGTATtaccaagaagaaaataattgaggACCCTCATGCTATGCAGGGGCTGAGATTTTACCCTACTGGGTAGCCGGCAGATAACCCAGCTCCTGTTTCATGGAGTGCCAGAGAACACAAGACACTGGGATCAGCGGCAGAGGACTCGGCTAGTCAAAGCAGAAGTGGTGTCTAGAGCTTTGCGTTGGCTTTCATGAGTGCTGAGCTTGGCACAGTCATAGCAGAACCCTTTCTGCACCCTTGTCCAGCGGGAGCTGTTACCACATACTTCAGGGTGCTCAGTGTAAGCACAGCCATGGCGTGGGCTGGCTGAAGGTCACTCACGTCCTTGTGTCCTTCGCATCCCCAGCAAATGTGCAGGGTAGTGTCACCCATGGTGTGTCGCCGTTGCCAGCAGTCCCAGCCACCTTGCTGGTGGGAGCCAAGTGGAGTAACACAGGGGCAGAAGAGCAATGAGAACTAGTGTGAGCgtgagccgggtgtggtggcccacggccataatcccagcaactcgggaggctgaggcaggagaatggcaagtttgaggtcagcctcagcaacttagcaacgccctgtcccaaaattaaaaagtccAAGAGAACTGGGGTGTAGGTCCCTGGTAGAgcatccctaagttcaatccccactatcatccccaccccccaaaacaatGTAACCTTGAAGACAAGGTCCACTGGCCTCTAGGAAGCAGCTGGACAGTCTGGTAAGCAGTTCCTCCTCAAGAATAGGAGCGAGCCCCAGAGTCATAAAACAGAATTGGCACAGACCCATACCCCTCTCCTCAGAGGAGTCCCCTCCTCTAATTAGATTCACAAAGATTCCCTGCAGGTGCCTTGAACATGGGGGACAATGAGAAGCCAAAGCCATTCGACATCAAATGACCACAGTATAAGAAAAATGCTAAACCGACTGCGGTGTCTTCTGTGCTGCTGCGGCAGTGCCACAGGCTGCCTGGTAACCCACACGGTTCTGGGGGCCAGGGGTCCAGGTCAAGGTGCCAGCGCTGTGTCCTCGGGACGTGAAGGCTGGAGAGGCGGGAGGGTGAGAGCCACTCCCTAGCCCTCTCTGTAGGGCCACAGTGTCATCCTGTGCACTCCCAGAGGCTCCGCCTCCCAGCTGGTCACACTGGGGACTCAGTTTCCAATAGCAGGTGTTTGGGGAGGATGAAAACATTCAGGAAGTAGCACAAACCAAAGAGATTCCCACAGGTAACGGAAACTCACCAGAATAACAAAAAGCTAGAGCAGGTGAAGAGTGTGTTTAAATGGGTTAGGTCATGTGGAACAGAGTTTCTGAAAAGCAGTACAGTCTCAAAACGATATCAAGTATCAGATGACAAGCAGGTCATGAAATGGGAACACGGAAAAGAACTGGGGGGAGCGGTGCAGTGAGGCGGTAAGTCCCCCAGCCTCAGTGAAGGAGCTCCCCGTTCTCAGACGGCCAAAGGCCCAAGACAGACCTGTCTTGtgccatttttctttctaaacGATTGCTTAAATGGCCGAACTGCAAAGAGTGAGACAGGGCCAGTCACCCTAGGTCCCCCTGGAAGGCCAAGCCATCGAGCAGAGGGCAGTTTGTGGCTCACCTGTTCATACCGTGTTCTCCTCTAGAAGGCGCAGTTTAGTGAGAAGGAAGGCTGTGGTGGGCTCCAGGAGTCCCGGTCCGGGGGGAAGTGCCATGGTTTCCATGATCGTGGCTTTGCAGGCCtcacataaaaatgcataaataagaataaaggtattgtgtccatctactacttctacaacaacaacaactctgtgtgtgtgtgtgtgtgtgtgtgtgtgtgtgtgtgtgtgtgtatctgctctgtactccatttaaaaaaaatttcttggtccctttgttttcttcccaCATACCCATGTAATAATTG from Marmota flaviventris isolate mMarFla1 chromosome 7, mMarFla1.hap1, whole genome shotgun sequence encodes the following:
- the LOC114079697 gene encoding chaperonin-containing T-complex member BBS12, with protein sequence MACRVINKRRHVGLQQLSSFAETGRTFLGPVKSSKFVTGGDCHESVLISSTVRLLESLDLTSTVGQLLHEAVQAQNNTYRTGTSTLLFLVGAWSRAAEECLHLGVPVSIIAAVMSEGLDSCREEVAFLQVPVHNVFDHVHNSRTISGLETPHVGSCPFLQAPSGAGGIPKEHDFKHAASQLLTVYSLSGRPVKLPEFFNLPVKVEAGKEASQGLKSSLHTDTCSRKSVLIHSRHFNRTDNSLWISKPDGFLEQYSAATPKTYRCCDLVELAVGLSHGDLGTMKLVEAAVQLQYQKACVQQGNCTVPFMFDVSRVFTCCLPGLPENLSCVCSGYVTVVPIASVTLIKGLENQPLRVVLIEGDLVESYHHLGFNESTNTKTVLDSMELQGDSSEELWTNYVLQVLTQFNVNLILVQGNVSESLTEKCRHSKRLVVGSVGSSVMQAFAEAVGAVPVTYVSQVNADCVGSGVSVTFWRTPLEVVGRSSGMPILLKTEGINLITAVLTHSVPAQMQAKEDRFWTCAYRLHYALEEEKVFLGGGAVEFLCLSHLQILAEQSLNKGDHPSLGWLPNTSCWLASSLPAYRPAVLKCLAGGWHRYLSALMCNSATCPSELAARTFIEHHVQNATASGSPLAYILNEYSKLNSGIFNADFSDKLEQVPRVYDIVTPKMEAWRRALDLVLLVLKTDSEIITGLGHAPQMNSQEVGGLLFL